The following are encoded together in the Ralstonia insidiosa genome:
- a CDS encoding TniQ family protein, which produces MPVADQAWSGSYWSPLKAESTLSIVLRLSALNGLGVESARKLVTKRGSHTRKLDFYRTNWIDYERVARKFGWDWIPAEASLDGPIWRLHKVLWAPQLRYCPLCMQGGFHAIWFQLAAMQVCPFHGCPLEQACQVCAASLGPYGLTGSIFKRPGCCGVCGHPFAGVPLRQNELLEFYSQRGAVERAFAPFRAWLDSAHRRLIWLHEAAAIDVGGEEGEDRRVILKSAVQALVPYPEGCMSTLYPPVVFQVWQSRATLRQVAPSHHGYMSGYAATQIYLSTLRRLLCSISPGQLHRHTDGRLHFEGDRSMSLAGWRDDQLALLLLRSAFESLNVLDMSMPLDGVRLVRTALLPAVVGGALRPGASRAVIIATYAMMVLRARRCLARGYLFRSQLVTSAESEILWATCAAAPHLYGISVMPALPVLEPLQHRCCCDPQSPQIDYISDRLGQSW; this is translated from the coding sequence ATGCCCGTGGCTGATCAAGCATGGAGCGGCTCTTATTGGTCGCCCCTCAAGGCTGAGTCTACGTTAAGCATTGTCCTACGCTTGTCGGCGTTGAACGGACTTGGAGTGGAAAGTGCCCGGAAGCTCGTCACAAAGCGTGGCTCTCACACCCGCAAGCTTGATTTTTACCGAACGAACTGGATCGACTATGAGCGAGTCGCGCGCAAATTTGGATGGGATTGGATTCCCGCCGAGGCCTCCTTGGATGGACCAATCTGGCGCCTACATAAGGTTCTGTGGGCTCCGCAGTTGCGGTATTGCCCGCTATGTATGCAGGGCGGCTTTCATGCAATATGGTTTCAGCTTGCTGCGATGCAAGTATGTCCGTTTCATGGATGTCCGCTGGAACAGGCCTGCCAGGTGTGTGCCGCGTCTTTGGGGCCGTACGGGCTGACCGGCTCGATTTTCAAGCGCCCGGGTTGTTGCGGCGTTTGCGGTCATCCCTTTGCCGGCGTGCCGCTACGCCAAAACGAGCTGCTCGAGTTTTATTCTCAACGAGGCGCTGTAGAGCGCGCATTCGCTCCGTTTCGTGCTTGGTTGGACTCCGCACATCGCAGGCTTATTTGGCTCCATGAGGCTGCCGCGATCGACGTGGGTGGAGAGGAAGGCGAAGACAGGCGTGTGATTCTGAAAAGCGCAGTTCAAGCGTTGGTCCCGTATCCCGAGGGATGTATGTCGACTCTTTATCCGCCGGTGGTATTTCAGGTTTGGCAGTCAAGAGCAACATTGCGGCAGGTGGCGCCTTCGCACCATGGGTATATGTCAGGCTACGCCGCAACGCAGATCTACCTTTCAACACTGAGGCGGCTTCTATGCTCAATTTCCCCGGGCCAACTACACAGGCACACCGACGGACGCCTTCATTTTGAGGGAGATCGTTCCATGTCTCTTGCGGGGTGGCGCGACGACCAGCTCGCCCTACTTCTACTGCGTTCCGCGTTTGAGAGTTTGAACGTGCTTGATATGTCGATGCCACTAGACGGAGTGAGATTGGTGCGCACTGCATTGTTGCCCGCCGTGGTGGGCGGTGCGCTTCGCCCCGGAGCATCCAGGGCCGTAATCATTGCGACTTACGCCATGATGGTGCTACGCGCACGGCGTTGTCTTGCCCGGGGGTACCTCTTCCGCTCTCAACTCGTTACGTCTGCGGAATCCGAGATTTTGTGGGCTACATGTGCGGCCGCCCCACACCTGTATGGAATATCCGTCATGCCGGCACTGCCTGTCCTTGAGCCACTGCAACACAGATGCTGCTGCGATCCGCAATCGCCACAGATCGATTACATCAGTGACCGGCTTGGACAAAGCTGGTGA
- a CDS encoding ATP-binding protein, with protein MLETPPVKEFYAHIKFRLVAGGDSCCIAGHQRFGKSTAIAMTCRYLAAEFPDLPVYVFNCTNTSQTFSREFLAQWSAVVRGGTTGASYSMRANIEHALIERALLARSDRIVLILDEVQNIRLHELQFLKDIFNNLFCNGVRLVTISVGQEPDLGRRLTLLNERQDLVKRFFGVQRTFRGIRLDDEVQGIFSCVDDKRLDPLDVSWSEFFTPARWRRGWRLAKEAAAFAEALRKCGLIKRCTDTTEVSADVLFSALRCYLVRSADQEARGGRWNNLHVWIDAVREAGFGGASRSKVNQDGDDDEESMEIMP; from the coding sequence TTGCTCGAGACACCACCGGTCAAGGAGTTCTACGCTCACATCAAGTTTCGCTTGGTTGCGGGCGGAGATAGTTGTTGTATCGCTGGCCATCAGCGATTCGGAAAATCCACAGCCATCGCCATGACCTGCCGGTACCTAGCAGCCGAGTTCCCTGACCTGCCTGTCTATGTCTTCAACTGCACCAACACGAGCCAGACATTCTCGCGGGAGTTCCTGGCGCAGTGGTCAGCTGTTGTTCGTGGAGGCACTACAGGTGCCTCATATTCCATGCGTGCAAATATCGAGCATGCATTGATTGAAAGAGCGCTCCTGGCGCGAAGTGACCGCATTGTGCTGATTCTGGACGAAGTGCAGAACATACGATTGCACGAGCTCCAGTTCCTCAAGGACATCTTCAATAACCTTTTTTGCAATGGCGTTCGCCTCGTTACGATTTCGGTGGGCCAGGAGCCAGATCTAGGAAGACGCCTGACCTTGTTGAACGAACGACAAGACTTAGTTAAGAGGTTCTTCGGTGTCCAACGTACGTTCCGTGGCATACGGTTAGATGACGAGGTCCAGGGGATTTTTTCCTGCGTCGACGATAAGCGGCTCGATCCACTGGACGTTTCCTGGTCAGAATTTTTTACTCCGGCTCGCTGGAGGCGCGGTTGGAGACTCGCAAAAGAGGCCGCCGCATTTGCCGAGGCGCTGCGAAAATGCGGTTTGATAAAACGCTGCACCGACACTACCGAGGTTTCGGCGGATGTTCTATTTTCCGCCCTGCGTTGCTATCTCGTTCGTAGCGCGGACCAGGAAGCGAGAGGAGGGCGCTGGAACAATCTGCATGTGTGGATTGACGCAGTGAGGGAGGCGGGTTTCGGCGGGGCGTCACGGTCCAAGGTCAACCAAGATGGCGATGATGACGAAGAATCAATGGAGATCATGCCATGA
- a CDS encoding LysR substrate-binding domain-containing protein — MGNAIDFRLIRQLWMFLTVAEEQHFGRAAKRLNMSQPPLTEQIKVLEQSLKLQLFHRSRRGTQLSPAGAAILPAVRQFATQVERLERVVREVAAGQSGVLHVGAITSAMLETVPPLLNELKRAHSNLTVFVREIDSVEAIPALEAGELDLAFVRLDGEVGSGIATMPLAEDRLAVALPREHPLARLPRVRLRSLADEQLVMSSRQVSPVYFDMLTSVCRSHGLTPRVMHEVRSVTSQIAYVGCGQGVALVPASMRKLAPENVVIRPLKEKVMVVTAAAVWNKNRYHPMVDEAVLWLKQR, encoded by the coding sequence ATGGGCAACGCAATCGACTTCAGATTGATACGGCAGTTGTGGATGTTCCTCACCGTGGCCGAAGAGCAGCACTTTGGGCGGGCGGCGAAGCGCCTAAACATGTCGCAGCCGCCTCTGACCGAACAGATCAAGGTGCTGGAGCAGTCGCTCAAGCTGCAACTGTTTCATCGTTCACGACGCGGCACACAACTCAGCCCGGCAGGCGCGGCCATACTGCCCGCCGTTCGCCAGTTCGCCACGCAGGTCGAACGTCTGGAGCGCGTCGTACGCGAGGTCGCTGCTGGCCAGTCCGGCGTGTTGCACGTCGGAGCTATCACCTCGGCCATGCTGGAAACGGTGCCGCCCCTCCTGAACGAGCTCAAGCGTGCGCATTCGAACCTGACGGTATTCGTTCGGGAGATCGACAGCGTCGAGGCCATTCCTGCATTGGAAGCGGGAGAACTTGATCTCGCCTTCGTTCGGCTGGATGGCGAAGTTGGCAGCGGCATCGCAACGATGCCGCTAGCCGAAGACCGTCTGGCCGTGGCATTGCCGAGGGAACATCCGCTGGCGAGGTTGCCGCGGGTTCGGCTGCGGTCGCTTGCCGATGAACAACTGGTGATGTCTTCTCGGCAGGTCAGCCCGGTCTACTTCGATATGCTGACCTCCGTCTGCCGCTCGCATGGTTTGACGCCCCGAGTTATGCACGAAGTGCGCTCCGTGACTTCACAGATCGCCTATGTCGGTTGTGGCCAGGGCGTGGCGCTTGTGCCCGCCTCGATGCGAAAACTGGCGCCGGAGAATGTTGTCATCCGACCGCTGAAGGAGAAAGTGATGGTGGTGACGGCCGCCGCCGTCTGGAATAAGAACCGCTACCATCCTATGGTCGATGAAGCAGTCTTATGGCTAAAGCAACGATAA
- a CDS encoding MFS transporter — protein sequence MNPGISTAASIAAPREPAWGAVFAMALGVFGLVTAEFLPASLLTPMAESLGVTEGVAGQAVTATATVALVTSLLTAAATRTIDRRRVLLAFSVLLIVSNLAVAFATNLTTILIGRVVLGIALGGFWTMATATAMRLVPAAMVPRALSIIFSGVAVATIAAAPLGSYFGHLIGWRNVFLAAAGLGGIALVSQIATLPSMAPSGTTRLRTLIDVLRRPTVGIGMFATILVFTGHFAFFTYLRPFLEQVAGVGVNGLSAILLGYGVANFVGTSLAGRVLEHRLRPMLIGMPALMVVLGIALVALGRAPVPDAVLIALWGMAFGGVPVAWSTWVTRTVPDEAESAGGLIVAAVQLAIATGAAAGGVVFDANGAVGVFVGAAVVLAIAVATIVTGVPKRVETVPERSDAKLGSIG from the coding sequence ATGAATCCCGGAATCTCAACAGCCGCTTCCATTGCGGCCCCCCGTGAACCCGCCTGGGGTGCGGTCTTTGCGATGGCACTTGGCGTGTTCGGGCTTGTCACGGCCGAATTTCTGCCCGCAAGCCTGCTCACGCCCATGGCAGAAAGCCTTGGCGTGACCGAAGGCGTCGCCGGGCAGGCTGTGACGGCCACCGCGACCGTCGCGCTCGTCACGAGCCTGTTGACCGCAGCTGCCACACGCACGATCGACCGGCGGCGTGTGCTGCTCGCGTTCTCGGTGCTGCTGATCGTGTCCAACCTCGCCGTGGCGTTTGCGACCAACCTGACGACGATCCTGATCGGCCGGGTGGTGCTCGGCATCGCACTGGGCGGCTTCTGGACGATGGCAACGGCCACCGCCATGCGGCTCGTACCGGCTGCGATGGTGCCGCGCGCGCTGTCGATCATCTTCAGCGGCGTGGCCGTCGCAACCATTGCGGCAGCGCCGCTTGGCAGCTATTTCGGCCACCTGATCGGCTGGCGCAACGTGTTCCTGGCCGCCGCCGGGCTGGGCGGCATCGCGCTCGTATCGCAGATTGCAACGCTGCCGTCCATGGCGCCGAGCGGCACGACGCGGCTGCGCACGCTGATCGACGTGCTGCGCCGTCCGACCGTTGGCATCGGGATGTTCGCGACGATCCTCGTATTCACGGGCCATTTCGCGTTCTTTACGTATCTGCGACCGTTCCTTGAACAGGTTGCGGGTGTTGGCGTGAACGGGCTATCGGCGATCTTGCTGGGCTATGGCGTCGCCAACTTTGTCGGCACGTCGCTCGCAGGCCGCGTGCTTGAGCACAGGCTGCGACCCATGTTGATTGGGATGCCCGCATTGATGGTTGTGCTTGGCATTGCGCTCGTGGCACTGGGCCGTGCGCCGGTCCCCGACGCCGTGCTGATCGCGTTGTGGGGCATGGCGTTCGGCGGCGTGCCGGTGGCGTGGTCAACGTGGGTCACGCGTACCGTGCCCGATGAAGCCGAAAGCGCGGGCGGCCTGATCGTCGCGGCCGTGCAGCTCGCTATTGCAACTGGTGCGGCGGCCGGCGGCGTCGTGTTTGACGCGAACGGTGCGGTCGGCGTGTTTGTTGGCGCGGCCGTGGTGCTGGCCATCGCAGTTGCGACGATCGTGACGGGCGTGCCGAAGCGTGTGGAGACAGTGCCGGAGCGCTCTGACGCAAAGTTAGGTTCTATTGGTTGA
- a CDS encoding AraC family transcriptional regulator, with protein MPTPLPSALPDVHDLVSELLLGMRLSGVQYRRIHVARPFGLSFGDAPGRAQFHFIGRGPVLLRDAAGATMRLEAGDAILLPRGSTHALMSDADAPCREIGGFEAAKICDTVASVGAGTESTPGDALIFSACMELDLGGMQPLVGTMPEFMHVGTLLARYPEIRPMLDAMERESCSERAGFAGILARLADVVAAFIVRGWVECGCGDATGWVQALREPKLGRAIVALHRDPGRNWSVAELAAEAGVSRSVFAERFLAATGMTPVRYLTELRMRLAAQWITRDREAIEAVAYRLGYGSLAAFSRAFKRVVGQSPGAMRAEVEA; from the coding sequence ATGCCGACTCCCCTGCCTTCTGCCCTGCCCGACGTGCACGACCTCGTCAGCGAGCTGCTGTTGGGCATGCGCCTGAGTGGTGTCCAATACCGTCGCATCCACGTTGCGCGGCCGTTTGGGCTGAGCTTTGGCGATGCGCCCGGCCGGGCGCAGTTCCATTTCATTGGGCGTGGGCCCGTGCTGTTGCGTGACGCAGCGGGGGCGACGATGCGGCTTGAGGCAGGCGATGCGATCCTGTTGCCGCGCGGCAGCACGCATGCGCTGATGTCCGATGCGGATGCGCCGTGCCGCGAGATCGGCGGTTTCGAAGCTGCGAAAATCTGCGACACGGTGGCGTCGGTCGGTGCCGGTACGGAATCCACCCCGGGTGATGCACTGATCTTCAGCGCGTGCATGGAGCTGGATCTGGGCGGCATGCAGCCGCTTGTGGGCACGATGCCGGAGTTCATGCACGTCGGCACCCTGCTTGCGCGTTACCCCGAAATCCGCCCGATGCTCGACGCGATGGAGCGTGAATCGTGTTCGGAGCGCGCGGGTTTCGCGGGCATCCTCGCGCGGCTCGCCGATGTGGTGGCCGCGTTTATCGTGCGCGGCTGGGTCGAGTGCGGCTGCGGTGATGCCACCGGCTGGGTGCAGGCGCTGCGTGAGCCAAAACTCGGCCGCGCGATCGTCGCGCTGCATCGTGATCCGGGCCGCAACTGGAGCGTCGCAGAACTGGCTGCGGAAGCCGGCGTATCGCGTTCTGTCTTTGCCGAGCGCTTTCTTGCGGCGACTGGCATGACGCCCGTGCGCTATCTGACCGAGCTGCGGATGCGGCTCGCCGCACAGTGGATCACGCGTGACCGTGAGGCGATCGAAGCCGTCGCGTATCGGCTTGGCTATGGGTCGCTGGCCGCGTTCAGTCGCGCGTTCAAGCGGGTGGTCGGGCAGTCACCTGGTGCAATGCGGGCGGAAGTCGAGGCATGA